A genomic stretch from Deinococcus multiflagellatus includes:
- a CDS encoding PHP-associated domain-containing protein gives MQNNIVWRRGVQVMRVDLHTHTEVSPDCKTPLRDIPGWMLRTNTRVLAVTDHDQYRGGPELQAIVRDLGLDDRLSVIAGEEITTREGELIGLFLQERIPPQLSPEETVQAIKAQGGLVLLQHGFDPLKRHRLRPEATARIAEQVDIVEVFNSRLSRHHWNRVAEAWASERNLPVCAGSDAHTLRDIGEAWVEAPFRTVQTPEQLLAALREGVVAGRWTHPVYAFGQKQWRNFNGQFRRF, from the coding sequence ATGCAGAACAACATCGTCTGGCGCCGGGGCGTGCAGGTGATGCGCGTGGACCTGCACACCCACACCGAGGTCAGCCCGGACTGCAAAACGCCGCTGCGCGACATTCCCGGCTGGATGCTCCGCACCAACACGCGCGTCCTGGCGGTGACCGATCACGACCAGTACCGGGGCGGCCCCGAACTGCAGGCCATCGTGCGCGATCTGGGCCTGGATGACCGCTTAAGTGTGATTGCCGGTGAGGAAATCACCACCCGTGAAGGCGAGCTGATTGGCCTGTTCCTGCAAGAACGCATTCCGCCGCAGCTCTCGCCCGAGGAGACGGTGCAGGCCATCAAAGCGCAGGGTGGGCTGGTGCTCCTGCAACACGGCTTCGATCCCCTTAAGCGCCATCGCCTGCGCCCCGAAGCCACCGCGCGCATCGCGGAGCAGGTGGATATCGTGGAGGTCTTCAACTCCCGCCTTTCGCGCCACCACTGGAACCGCGTGGCCGAGGCCTGGGCCAGTGAACGGAACCTACCCGTCTGCGCGGGCAGCGACGCCCACACCCTGCGCGACATTGGCGAGGCCTGGGTGGAAGCCCCATTCCGAACGGTGCAGACGCCCGAGCAACTGCTGGCGGCCTTGCGTGAAGGCGTGGTGGCTGGCCGCTGGACCCACCCGGTCTATGCCTTTGGTCAGAAACAGTGGCGCAACTTTAATGGGCAATTCCGGCGCTTCTGA